GAGGCCAGGGTGCGATATTCGATGCCCAGGCGGATGTACAGGAAGGTCAGGTTGGGGGCCAACTTCACCGCCTCTTGATAGGCGCGGATGGCGGTGTTGTAACGGCCCAACGCCTCCTGCACGAAAGCATACACCCGATGGGTGTCCATCAAATGCGGCCCCAATTGGACGGCCCGCTCGGCGTATTGCTCTGCCTGATTCCATTTGTTCTGGTCCAGCAACACCTCGGCGAAGAAGGCCAGGGCCAGAGGATCGTTAGGGGCCAACAACAAGGCGCGACTGGCGGCGTTTTGGGCTTCGGTGAGCAAGGCAGCCCGTTGATCGGCCGGGGTGAGCGCCGCGGTAGCCGTCCAGTCCAGCACAAAGGCGCGGATGGCGTGCACGAAAGGATCGTCGGGAGCCAGGTCGGCTGCCTTGTTGGCCGAGGCCAGCGCCTCTTGCAGGCGGGCATAGGTTTCGGTGTCCGTGGGGAGCAGGGCCGAAGAGTAGGTTTGAATGCGCGCCAGTTCGGCCCACACATGGGCGTTGTTGGGATCCAGGGTCAGCGCCTGACGATACGCCTCGATGGCTGCTTCCAGGTTGCCCGCCACGAACTGCGCCGCCCCCTCCTCGGCCCAGGACCTGGCCGTGCGGGTCGGCGTGGGGGTGGGTGCGAAAAGGTCCATCGGCTGAATCACGCCCTGGTTGACCAGATGCAACACCCACAACGCCGCCGCGATCAGCGCCAGGTACAGGGCCACCCGACCGGGGCGTGAATGCTGGCGCTCCTCGCGGAAGCGCAAACCGTCATCACCGCGCAGTTCCATGATCGCTATCCGTTCACGGCTGCGGGGTCGGCGTGGGGGTGGGTGTGGTTTCCCCGGGGGCCGGGGTGCCTTCCGGAGTCCCGGTCAGGTTCGGCTGCGGGGTGAGCGCCAACTCCCGGCAGGTCTTCAAACCGGCCTGCGCGTTCTCCACGGAAATCTGGTCCGCCGGGATGGTGTTCAGAATGGCCTGGAAGATGGGCACGGCCTCATCACAGCGTCGCAATCGCAGCAGGGCCCAACCGTAGGTGAAATAGTACTCGGCCACCCGACCGTAGTCCAGCGGCAACCCTTCCACCGTGACGCCATCGGCGGTCAATCCCCCATGCACCACCAGGGCCAGTTCGCGCACCGCCTCGGCGTACTTGCCGTTCTTGTACAGCATGACGCCGTAATTGCCGTGCATGTAGGGGTCGGTTGGCGCTTCCTGCACCGCGTCGGCGGCGTACTGCAACGCCTTGCCGAACTCCCCCAAGGCGGCGTAGGTGCGGGCAATGTAGGTGTCCGGCAAAGGATTGGGCGGGTCCAGGGTGTTGGCCGTCAAAAACTCCTCGATGGCCTGGTCCAGCAAGGCCGGATCGCCCTGGCGCTGCCCCAACAAGCGGTAAATCAGGCCCAACTGCAGGTGCCATTCCGGGATGTACTTGTTCCCCGCAATCGCCTGCTGGTACTCCTTCGCCGCGCGCTCCAGATAGCTTTCCACATACAACACATAGCCGTAAACGGCGTGCACCTCCATGCTGTTGGGGGCCAAATCCAGGGCCGTGCGAATCTCCTCGTCGGCGCGGGTGTAATTGCCCTGGTCGGCGAGGATTTCGGCATAGACGGCATGCGCCAGCCCCAGGTTCGGGTCCGCCTCCAGGGCCTGACGCACCGCTACTAAGGCCTCTTCGGTACGGCCCAGGCGGTGCAGCGCCCAGGCCTGCCAGGTCAAGGCCTGGGGGTTGTTCGGGTTGAGCAACAAAGCGTTTTGGGCGCTGGTCAGGGAAGCCTCAACCGCGCCGCTCAACATCTGCACGCGGGCCAGTTCGATGAACAGGGCTGGATTGCGCGGATCGGCCAGGATGGCCCCCTGGTAGGTCTCGATGGCGCGGGCCAGTTTGCCCTGGGCGAAGAGGCGCCGCGCCTCGTTCATCACCGCCTCGGGGTTGGGCGTGGGCGTAGGCGTGGGCACAAACGGCGAGGGCAATGTGGGCACCACGACCTGGTTCAAATAAACCCCAAAGGCAATCAACAGCAACAACACCATCACCCGCCAGGGGTTCAGCGGGCGACGGGGCTTGCGCCGCATACTCCATTTCATGCCACGAAGTTCCATGGCTGCATCTTACCACCCCCTCAGGCAAAGCGTCAAGCCAGTCACCCCAAAGCAAGAGAGCCGCGGCCTCCCCCACTCCCGGAGAGGCCCGTCCTTCGCGTCTTTCCCCCAAAAGCGCCACCAGGTACGAGGCCTTCAGGCGGCGGAGGCCTCTTCCTGGGACGTGTCTTCATCCCCCAGCGGGAGTTCGCCGGGGAACTCGACCACCGTGAACTTGATGGCCGTGCGCACTTTCTCGTTAATGGTCACATCGGTGAACCCGGCGACGAAGGCCACATTGAGGCCGTCCTCGGCCAGGTAACTGCGGGCCAACACCAGGGCTTTCACCGCCTGGTTGACCGCGCCGGCACCGATGGCCTGGACCTCGGCTCGCCGATGCTCACGAAACACACCGGCGATCGCCCCGGCTACGGCTGAAGTGCGCGAATTGCCCGAGACTTTGATGATGTCCATGGCGCTTCTCCTTCTCGTCGGCAAAGGATTGCAGATGAAAGGTCTCAGGAGCAGTACCGCTCGGGGCGGTTTGCTTGTCAGCATTGTACAAGAGAACGCGAGGGAATGCAAGAGGGCTTTTGCACGCTCAGCGTTCCGCGGCCACCCACAGCCGCCGCCCATCGGTGATCAGATGCATCGTGCCCTCCAGATCGGTGCGCAGCAGCGGCCAGCCCTGCAACGCCTGCAACAAAGCCAGGTTCGGCAACCCCTGCTGCGCCGCGGGGTCCACGGCCAACAACAACACCCTGGGGCGCTGCCTCTGCAACCAGGCCGGGTCGTTCCAGCCCGCGCGACCGTGCCCCGCCAACAGGAAAACCGCAGGCGCCGGGGGCAGCCGGCGGGCGGCCGCCCCACCCCAGGGCACAAAAGGAAACACCCCGCGAAAATCGCCGTACCCCAGGGTCAACACCACCCCCTGGGGTTGCACTTCCTGGATCCGAAGGGTGATCCCCGCATCCAACCGCACCTGCCCGCCCACGGGCAGGGTCTGCACCCTCACCCCCGCCTCACGCCAACGCGCGACC
The window above is part of the Anaerolineae bacterium genome. Proteins encoded here:
- a CDS encoding tetratricopeptide repeat protein; this encodes MELRGMKWSMRRKPRRPLNPWRVMVLLLLIAFGVYLNQVVVPTLPSPFVPTPTPTPNPEAVMNEARRLFAQGKLARAIETYQGAILADPRNPALFIELARVQMLSGAVEASLTSAQNALLLNPNNPQALTWQAWALHRLGRTEEALVAVRQALEADPNLGLAHAVYAEILADQGNYTRADEEIRTALDLAPNSMEVHAVYGYVLYVESYLERAAKEYQQAIAGNKYIPEWHLQLGLIYRLLGQRQGDPALLDQAIEEFLTANTLDPPNPLPDTYIARTYAALGEFGKALQYAADAVQEAPTDPYMHGNYGVMLYKNGKYAEAVRELALVVHGGLTADGVTVEGLPLDYGRVAEYYFTYGWALLRLRRCDEAVPIFQAILNTIPADQISVENAQAGLKTCRELALTPQPNLTGTPEGTPAPGETTPTPTPTPQP
- a CDS encoding stage V sporulation protein S; translated protein: MDIIKVSGNSRTSAVAGAIAGVFREHRRAEVQAIGAGAVNQAVKALVLARSYLAEDGLNVAFVAGFTDVTINEKVRTAIKFTVVEFPGELPLGDEDTSQEEASAA
- a CDS encoding tetratricopeptide repeat protein codes for the protein MELRGDDGLRFREERQHSRPGRVALYLALIAAALWVLHLVNQGVIQPMDLFAPTPTPTRTARSWAEEGAAQFVAGNLEAAIEAYRQALTLDPNNAHVWAELARIQTYSSALLPTDTETYARLQEALASANKAADLAPDDPFVHAIRAFVLDWTATAALTPADQRAALLTEAQNAASRALLLAPNDPLALAFFAEVLLDQNKWNQAEQYAERAVQLGPHLMDTHRVYAFVQEALGRYNTAIRAYQEAVKLAPNLTFLYIRLGIEYRTLASRATLPDLRDQYYQMALDYFATAANINARLGIKDPTPYVAIAKTYAQQGEFFIASRNAEKALLLDPTNPNTYAELGIIYIKARNYEGAVPVLKCAVEGCNPAKVQAILDDLRSRFEGFDDVQPVAVDPLPLTNTTVAFYYASYASVLAALDRCDQALPVMDRVDAAYPNDPVLQGISRENRAICRTLAEQKAARTPQPTAVTATPTPTSTSAPTPTP